From a single Halobellus ruber genomic region:
- a CDS encoding DNA-directed RNA polymerase subunit N has translation MMIPVRCFTCGNVIGEHWDEFKQRARDGDEDPATVLDELGVERHCCRRMMVSHKDLVDVVAPYQ, from the coding sequence ATGATGATCCCCGTCCGGTGTTTCACGTGCGGCAACGTGATCGGCGAACACTGGGACGAGTTCAAGCAGCGGGCCCGCGACGGCGACGAGGACCCCGCGACGGTCCTCGACGAGCTGGGCGTCGAGCGGCACTGCTGCCGGCGGATGATGGTCTCTCATAAGGACCTCGTCGACGTGGTCGCCCCCTACCAATGA
- a CDS encoding AAA domain-containing protein: protein MKLRGRLVDVGAEREVDTEYGSRSLAEVTVRADDGSGDSADGPATGDTARLTLWGKWTHTVEHADPGMELLATELETSEYRGETGYATTGDSRVVLEPGFLVDVTDIRSWVQCPRMYYLNKLSGIPLNYPVVKGTIVHEVFGDLLRDRDLEDAIDERVEEAGLELGLLGREAGEVRDEVRRNAAAIEGWLAQGTLTEEDAWRSEYTLISPTFGIKGRADALRRGMPVELKTGKNTSREPRFHDKIQAAAYALVLAERGVPADTGTLLYTKNTALERTEETGDLSPAKEFSIGDGLLDFVVRTRNEIAAMEFDTSVPTGYEADARCEYCFEQDTCMVVSGRLDQESKAGQIGEAVPEGEREYFERFYDAIEAERSQVHAEYRKLWEQSAEDRAADDRALIGLEPIDRTRRDDGRWEMRARKPDDAVSKLRDGDVALASDGDPVAGHAELCRIVELGDTVVVTADEPLDLARLDVYPSEIGVDRMLTALHDFVLKGDPDRKDVLFGRRDPTFADRSLGPDGDPETFVANNAAQDEAVRLAVDADDFALIHGPPGTGKTHTIARIVEALLDEGEDVLLSAFTNRAVDNALDAIRERGVADVVRVGTEHGVREDMLDVRLEQGGEPNERAAALRAAPVVAATTATCGSRVLREQSFDVALIDEASQLTEPGTLAAVSRADRFVLVGDHEQLPPVVRAENDLRTSLFERLIETSPEASVLLDRQYRMAQRIQAFPSREFYDGALRPADGAVATQRLSDLGVDESTLPEALRDRVAFVDPDGERVGNTNPREAARVADVVDSYLAAGVDPDDVGVIAPFRAQVAEIDRRTEVAVDTVDRFQGSAKEVIVVSLVATGSLEGPIFEDHRRVNVALTRARKALALVGDADALATDPFYARMLSWARQ from the coding sequence GTGAAACTGCGTGGCCGTCTCGTCGACGTCGGCGCGGAACGCGAGGTCGACACGGAGTACGGGTCGCGGTCGCTTGCGGAGGTGACGGTCCGCGCCGACGACGGGAGCGGCGACTCCGCGGACGGGCCGGCCACGGGCGATACCGCCCGGCTCACCCTCTGGGGGAAGTGGACACACACCGTCGAGCACGCCGACCCTGGAATGGAACTGCTGGCGACGGAGCTCGAGACCTCGGAGTACCGCGGCGAGACGGGCTACGCGACGACCGGCGACTCGCGGGTGGTGCTCGAACCCGGCTTCCTAGTCGACGTGACCGACATCCGGTCGTGGGTGCAGTGCCCGCGGATGTACTACCTGAACAAGCTCTCGGGGATTCCACTCAACTACCCCGTTGTGAAGGGAACCATCGTCCACGAGGTGTTCGGCGACCTCCTCCGGGATCGCGACCTCGAGGACGCGATCGATGAACGGGTCGAGGAGGCGGGGCTGGAACTCGGACTCCTCGGTCGCGAGGCCGGGGAGGTCCGCGACGAAGTCCGCCGGAACGCTGCCGCCATCGAGGGGTGGCTCGCGCAGGGCACGCTCACCGAGGAGGACGCCTGGCGCTCCGAATACACGCTGATCTCGCCGACGTTCGGCATCAAAGGCCGGGCGGACGCGCTCAGACGCGGGATGCCGGTGGAACTCAAAACGGGGAAGAACACCAGCCGGGAGCCGCGCTTCCACGACAAGATCCAGGCGGCGGCGTACGCTTTGGTGCTCGCCGAGCGCGGCGTTCCCGCCGACACGGGGACGTTACTGTACACGAAGAACACGGCCCTGGAGCGCACCGAGGAGACGGGCGACCTCTCGCCCGCCAAGGAGTTCTCGATCGGCGACGGCCTGCTCGATTTCGTGGTCCGGACGCGAAACGAGATCGCCGCGATGGAGTTCGATACCAGTGTCCCGACCGGCTACGAGGCCGACGCCCGGTGTGAGTACTGCTTCGAGCAGGACACGTGTATGGTGGTGTCCGGACGGCTCGACCAGGAGTCGAAGGCGGGGCAGATCGGGGAGGCCGTGCCCGAGGGGGAGCGCGAGTACTTCGAGCGGTTCTACGACGCCATCGAGGCCGAGCGTAGCCAGGTCCACGCGGAGTACCGGAAGCTGTGGGAGCAGTCCGCGGAGGACCGCGCCGCCGACGACCGGGCGCTGATCGGGCTGGAGCCCATAGATCGGACCCGGCGCGACGACGGCCGCTGGGAGATGCGGGCGCGGAAGCCCGACGACGCGGTCTCGAAGCTCCGGGACGGCGACGTCGCGCTGGCGAGCGACGGCGACCCCGTGGCCGGCCACGCCGAACTCTGTCGGATCGTCGAGTTGGGGGACACTGTCGTCGTCACTGCCGACGAGCCGCTCGACCTCGCACGGCTCGACGTCTACCCCTCGGAGATCGGCGTCGACCGGATGCTGACCGCGCTCCACGACTTCGTGCTGAAAGGCGACCCCGACCGGAAGGACGTCCTGTTCGGCCGCCGGGACCCGACCTTCGCCGATCGGTCACTCGGTCCCGACGGCGACCCCGAAACCTTCGTCGCCAACAACGCTGCCCAGGACGAGGCCGTCCGGCTCGCGGTCGACGCCGACGACTTCGCGCTGATCCACGGCCCGCCGGGGACCGGCAAGACCCATACCATCGCCCGGATCGTGGAGGCGCTGCTCGACGAGGGCGAGGACGTGTTGCTGTCGGCGTTCACCAACCGCGCGGTCGACAACGCGCTGGATGCGATCCGCGAGCGGGGTGTCGCGGACGTCGTCCGCGTCGGGACCGAACACGGCGTCCGCGAGGATATGCTCGACGTCCGGTTGGAGCAGGGCGGCGAGCCGAACGAGCGGGCCGCCGCGCTCCGGGCGGCCCCGGTCGTCGCCGCCACCACCGCCACCTGCGGGTCGCGGGTGCTGCGCGAGCAGTCCTTCGACGTGGCGCTGATCGACGAGGCCTCGCAGTTGACCGAACCCGGGACGCTCGCGGCGGTCTCCCGCGCCGACCGGTTCGTCCTGGTCGGCGATCACGAGCAGCTTCCACCAGTGGTTCGCGCGGAGAACGACCTCCGGACGTCGCTGTTCGAGCGGCTGATCGAGACTTCTCCGGAGGCGTCGGTGTTGCTCGACCGCCAGTACCGGATGGCCCAGCGGATCCAGGCGTTCCCCTCCCGGGAGTTCTACGACGGCGCGCTCCGGCCGGCGGACGGGGCGGTCGCCACACAGCGCCTCTCGGATCTCGGCGTCGACGAGTCAACCTTGCCGGAGGCCCTCCGGGATCGGGTCGCGTTCGTCGATCCCGACGGCGAGCGCGTCGGCAACACCAACCCGAGGGAGGCCGCCCGGGTCGCGGACGTGGTCGATTCCTACCTCGCGGCGGGGGTCGACCCCGACGACGTCGGCGTGATCGCGCCGTTCCGCGCGCAGGTCGCCGAGATCGACCGCCGGACCGAGGTGGCGGTCGACACCGTCGACCGGTTCCAGGGGTCGGCCAAGGAGGTGATCGTGGTCTCCCTCGTCGCGACCGGATCGCTGGAGGGCCCGATCTTCGAGGACCACCGCAGGGTGAACGTCGCGCTCACCCGGGCCCGGAAGGCGCTCGCCCTGGTTGGCGACGCCGACGCGCTGGCGACGGACCCGTTCTACGCCAGGATGCTTTCGTGGGCGCGGCAGTAG
- a CDS encoding 50S ribosomal protein L13, whose product MSLAEFDADVVVDARNCIVGRVASKVAQRALDGERIAIVNAEDAVVTGREESVMDKYRTRTEQGSDRGPYYPTRPDGIFKRAVRGMLPYKTDRGREAFENVRVYVGNPFDEDGDALDGTTLDRLSNIKFLSLGEVSANLGANVTW is encoded by the coding sequence ATGAGCCTCGCCGAATTCGACGCCGACGTCGTCGTCGACGCGCGGAACTGCATTGTCGGCCGCGTCGCCAGCAAGGTCGCACAGCGCGCCCTCGACGGCGAGCGGATCGCGATCGTCAACGCCGAGGACGCCGTCGTCACCGGCCGCGAGGAGAGCGTGATGGACAAGTACCGGACGCGGACGGAGCAGGGCTCCGACCGCGGGCCGTACTACCCGACCCGACCCGACGGGATCTTCAAGCGCGCGGTGCGCGGGATGCTCCCGTACAAGACCGACCGCGGTCGTGAGGCCTTCGAGAACGTCCGCGTCTACGTGGGCAACCCCTTCGACGAGGACGGCGACGCCCTCGACGGCACGACGCTGGATCGGCTCTCGAACATCAAGTTCCTCTCGCTCGGAGAGGTATCCGCGAACCTGGGTGCGAACGTCACATGGTAA
- a CDS encoding DNA-directed RNA polymerase subunit K, producing MSGRTQYNRYEKARILGARALQVSYGAPVLIETDQTEPILVAAEEYDAGVLPFTVKREGN from the coding sequence ATGAGCGGACGCACGCAGTACAACCGATACGAGAAGGCGCGGATCCTGGGCGCGCGAGCGCTGCAGGTGTCCTACGGCGCGCCGGTGCTCATCGAGACCGACCAGACCGAGCCGATCCTGGTGGCCGCCGAGGAGTACGACGCCGGCGTCCTGCCGTTCACCGTCAAACGCGAGGGCAACTGA
- the rpsB gene encoding 30S ribosomal protein S2, whose product MTDNDNDAVEVVDDESDPEATGDDAGATAEATSDQTEPVADAADGAPEAAAAAEAENPEDEGPTFDEDVMPDEEADLLIPVEDYLAAGVHIGTQQKTQDMERFIHRVRDDGLYVLDVSQTDSRIRTAADFLANYDPERILVTSSRQYGRFPATKFADAVGARARTGRFIPGTLTNPDYDGYIEPDVVVVTDPIGDAQAVKEAITVGIPVIAMCDSNNQTGNVDLVVPTNNKGRRALSVVYWLLANETLDRRGSDTVYALEDFEDEI is encoded by the coding sequence ATGACAGACAACGACAACGACGCGGTCGAAGTCGTCGACGACGAGTCCGACCCGGAGGCGACCGGGGACGACGCCGGCGCGACGGCCGAGGCCACTTCCGACCAGACCGAACCGGTCGCCGACGCCGCCGACGGGGCCCCCGAGGCCGCCGCGGCCGCCGAGGCAGAAAACCCCGAAGACGAGGGCCCGACGTTTGACGAGGACGTGATGCCCGACGAGGAGGCCGACCTCCTGATCCCCGTCGAGGACTACCTCGCGGCGGGCGTCCACATCGGGACCCAACAGAAGACCCAGGACATGGAGCGGTTCATCCACCGCGTCCGCGACGACGGGCTGTACGTCTTAGACGTCAGCCAGACCGACTCGCGGATCCGGACCGCCGCCGACTTCCTCGCGAACTACGATCCGGAGCGCATTCTGGTGACGAGTTCGCGGCAGTACGGCCGCTTCCCGGCCACGAAGTTCGCCGACGCGGTCGGCGCCCGTGCCCGGACCGGCCGGTTCATCCCGGGCACGCTGACCAACCCCGACTACGACGGGTACATCGAGCCAGACGTGGTCGTCGTCACCGACCCGATCGGCGACGCCCAAGCGGTCAAGGAGGCCATCACTGTCGGCATCCCCGTCATCGCGATGTGTGACTCCAACAACCAGACCGGCAACGTCGACCTCGTCGTCCCCACCAACAACAAGGGGCGGCGCGCGCTGTCGGTGGTCTACTGGCTCCTGGCGAACGAGACGCTCGACCGCCGCGGCAGCGACACCGTCTACGCCCTCGAGGACTTCGAGGACGAGATCTGA
- a CDS encoding 30S ribosomal protein S9, with protein MVTNTSGKKKTAIARATVRDGEGRVRIDSQPVELFEPETARLKMLEPFRIAGEDLRSQVDIDVSVSGGGFAGQADAARTAIARGLVQYLNDAELRDAYMDFDRSLLVNDVRQSEPKKWGGPGARARYQKSYR; from the coding sequence ATGGTAACCAACACGTCGGGAAAGAAGAAGACGGCAATCGCCCGCGCCACCGTGCGCGACGGCGAGGGCCGCGTCCGTATCGACTCCCAGCCGGTCGAGCTGTTCGAGCCGGAGACCGCCCGCCTGAAAATGCTGGAGCCGTTCCGCATCGCGGGCGAGGACCTCCGCTCGCAGGTCGACATCGACGTCAGCGTCTCCGGCGGCGGGTTCGCCGGCCAGGCTGACGCCGCGCGCACCGCGATCGCCCGCGGGCTGGTGCAGTATCTCAACGACGCGGAGCTCCGCGACGCCTATATGGACTTCGACCGCTCGCTGCTGGTCAACGACGTCCGGCAGTCCGAACCGAAGAAGTGGGGCGGCCCCGGCGCGCGGGCCCGCTACCAGAAGTCCTACCGCTGA
- a CDS encoding 50S ribosomal protein L18e, producing MSKTNPRLNSLIAELKSVSRESGANVWQDVADRLEKPRRTHAEVNLGRIERYAREEETVVVPGKVLGSGVLQKDVTVAAVDFSSSARTKIEQVGETVALEDLVAENPDGSNVRVIR from the coding sequence ATGAGTAAGACGAATCCGAGACTCAACAGTCTCATCGCCGAGCTGAAGTCGGTGTCGCGCGAGTCAGGCGCCAACGTCTGGCAGGACGTCGCGGACCGGCTGGAGAAGCCACGGCGCACCCACGCGGAGGTCAACCTCGGGCGTATCGAACGGTACGCTCGCGAAGAGGAGACCGTCGTCGTACCCGGCAAGGTGCTGGGAAGCGGTGTGCTGCAGAAGGACGTTACAGTCGCGGCGGTCGACTTCTCGTCGTCCGCTCGAACCAAGATCGAACAGGTCGGGGAGACGGTGGCGCTCGAGGATCTGGTCGCCGAGAACCCCGACGGCAGCAACGTGCGGGTGATCCGATGA
- a CDS encoding zinc-dependent metalloprotease has translation MDLQRSVRAVATASGDGSGGIDWEAVATAAKSATDAGSLALTDAERAGYAADVRDARDRLRAVGGLEFDVPAAVEVQNRHHWIDANVATFRRVMRPVESEVNIAFPTVVSVFNTGSMAAVLSFLASHVLGQYDPLLLADGDDHELYFVHPNIVDAAADLGVDYPRFRRWIAFHEVTHAAEFGAAPWLSDHLETRMEGALETLSEGGFDRDAFRELDATMTAVEGYAELLMDRAFDAEYADLRRKLDARRRGGSPVTRVARRLLGLGMKRRQYERGADFFRAIADQRGVAAAAAVWEDPVNLPTDAEFDDPARWLARVDP, from the coding sequence ATGGATCTGCAGCGGAGCGTTCGGGCGGTTGCGACCGCGTCCGGCGACGGGTCGGGCGGGATCGACTGGGAGGCGGTCGCGACGGCCGCCAAATCCGCGACCGACGCCGGTTCGCTCGCGTTGACCGACGCCGAGCGGGCCGGCTACGCCGCCGATGTCCGCGACGCACGCGACCGGCTACGCGCCGTCGGGGGTCTCGAGTTCGACGTCCCAGCGGCGGTGGAAGTCCAGAACCGCCACCACTGGATCGACGCCAACGTGGCGACGTTCCGGCGGGTGATGCGGCCCGTCGAGTCCGAGGTGAACATCGCGTTTCCGACGGTTGTGAGCGTGTTCAACACCGGGTCGATGGCGGCGGTGCTCTCGTTCCTTGCGTCGCACGTGCTCGGCCAGTACGACCCCCTCCTGCTTGCGGACGGCGACGACCACGAACTCTACTTCGTCCACCCCAACATCGTCGACGCCGCGGCGGACCTCGGGGTCGATTACCCCCGGTTCCGCCGGTGGATCGCGTTCCACGAGGTCACCCACGCCGCCGAGTTCGGCGCGGCTCCGTGGCTCTCCGACCACCTGGAAACGCGGATGGAAGGAGCCTTGGAGACGCTGTCGGAGGGCGGGTTCGACCGCGACGCGTTCCGCGAGCTCGACGCCACGATGACCGCCGTCGAGGGGTACGCGGAACTGCTGATGGACCGGGCGTTCGACGCGGAGTACGCCGACCTGCGGCGGAAGCTGGACGCCCGACGCCGTGGCGGCAGTCCGGTGACCAGGGTCGCGCGCAGGCTGCTCGGGCTGGGGATGAAGCGCCGCCAGTACGAACGCGGCGCGGATTTCTTCCGTGCAATCGCGGACCAGCGGGGCGTCGCGGCCGCCGCCGCGGTGTGGGAGGACCCGGTGAACCTCCCGACCGACGCCGAGTTCGACGACCCCGCGCGGTGGCTGGCGCGGGTGGATCCCTGA
- the eno gene encoding phosphopyruvate hydratase, whose amino-acid sequence MTLISSIALRRVLDSRGNATVEADVLTESGGFGRAAAPSGASTGEHEAIELPAGEAIAAAREHAVPRLVGEVYAGNQRAVDAALQAADGTGNFSEIGANSAVAISMAAAKAGADVLGAPLYQHLGGTFRGESFPVPLGNVVGGGEHAKEATHIQEFLAAPVGAPSVSEAVFANAAVHARISELLDDRGIPAAKGDEGAWAPPISDAEAFAVVGEAVDDVASDLGFEIRFGLDMAAAELYDSEADAYVYGDQTRSTAEQVDYVAEMVDEYDLVYVEDPLDENDYEGFAELTERVGGGASAPGASGRGPRADRTLICGDDLFVTNVDRLRDGIDAGAGNAILIKPNQIGTLSDAFDAIELATENGYETVVSHRSGETEDATIAHLAVATDAGFIKTGTVGGERTAKLNELVRIADDAV is encoded by the coding sequence ATGACGCTGATCTCGAGTATCGCGCTCCGCCGGGTGCTGGACTCCCGGGGCAACGCCACCGTCGAGGCGGACGTCCTGACCGAGTCCGGCGGGTTCGGCCGCGCCGCCGCCCCCAGCGGGGCGAGCACGGGCGAACACGAGGCGATCGAACTCCCGGCGGGGGAAGCCATCGCTGCCGCCCGGGAGCACGCGGTCCCCCGCCTGGTCGGCGAGGTCTACGCCGGTAACCAGCGGGCGGTCGACGCCGCGCTGCAGGCCGCCGACGGCACCGGGAACTTCTCGGAGATCGGCGCCAACAGCGCGGTCGCGATCTCGATGGCCGCAGCGAAGGCCGGCGCCGACGTGCTGGGCGCGCCGCTGTACCAACACCTCGGCGGGACCTTCCGCGGCGAGTCGTTCCCGGTTCCGCTCGGCAACGTCGTCGGCGGCGGCGAACACGCCAAGGAGGCCACCCACATCCAGGAGTTCCTGGCCGCGCCCGTCGGCGCGCCGAGCGTCTCCGAGGCCGTCTTCGCCAACGCCGCGGTCCACGCCCGGATCTCCGAGCTCCTCGACGACCGCGGGATCCCCGCGGCGAAGGGCGACGAGGGGGCGTGGGCGCCGCCGATCTCCGACGCGGAGGCGTTCGCGGTCGTCGGCGAGGCGGTCGACGACGTCGCCTCGGACCTCGGCTTCGAGATCCGATTCGGCCTGGATATGGCCGCCGCGGAGCTGTACGATTCCGAGGCCGACGCCTACGTCTACGGCGACCAGACCCGCTCGACGGCCGAACAGGTCGACTACGTGGCCGAGATGGTCGACGAGTACGACCTCGTCTACGTCGAGGACCCCCTCGACGAGAACGACTACGAGGGCTTTGCGGAACTGACCGAACGGGTCGGCGGCGGGGCTTCAGCCCCGGGCGCGAGCGGGCGAGGCCCGCGAGCCGACCGGACCCTGATCTGTGGCGACGACCTGTTCGTGACGAACGTCGACCGCCTCCGGGACGGGATCGACGCGGGCGCCGGCAACGCGATCCTGATCAAGCCGAATCAGATCGGGACGCTCTCGGACGCCTTCGACGCCATCGAACTCGCAACCGAGAACGGCTACGAGACGGTGGTCTCCCACCGTTCCGGCGAGACCGAGGACGCCACGATCGCACACCTCGCCGTCGCCACCGACGCCGGGTTCATCAAGACCGGCACGGTGGGCGGCGAGCGAACCGCCAAACTCAACGAACTGGTCCGCATCGCGGACGACGCAGTATGA
- a CDS encoding DNA-directed RNA polymerase subunit D, protein MTNDFEVEFIESGDRSARFLVRGVSPAVANGIRRAMVADVPTFSIDSVRFVENSSVMFDEMIGLRLGLVPLSTPLGDFEAGDVVTLALDVEGPATAYSGDLESADAMVQPADENVPIIELKEGQHLELEADAVLDSGKSHAKHQGGVSVGYRHLQRVEVVGDAGEFEEQESNILRGVIEEAAAEHADADATNGDLVPTDEFDNDLTNRYPGKEVAVHDVPEAFVFHVETDGSFGVEELVLRAAETLGDRAAELESKVAI, encoded by the coding sequence ATGACGAACGACTTCGAGGTCGAGTTCATCGAATCCGGCGACCGGTCCGCCAGGTTCCTGGTCCGGGGCGTCTCGCCGGCCGTCGCAAACGGCATCCGCCGGGCGATGGTCGCCGACGTGCCGACGTTCAGTATCGATTCCGTCCGGTTCGTCGAGAACTCCTCGGTGATGTTCGACGAGATGATCGGGCTCCGGCTGGGGCTGGTTCCGCTTTCGACCCCCCTCGGCGACTTCGAGGCGGGCGACGTCGTCACCCTCGCTTTGGACGTCGAAGGGCCGGCGACCGCCTACTCCGGGGATCTGGAATCCGCGGACGCGATGGTCCAGCCAGCCGACGAGAACGTTCCGATCATCGAGCTCAAGGAGGGCCAACACCTCGAACTGGAGGCCGACGCGGTGCTCGATTCCGGGAAGTCCCACGCCAAACACCAGGGCGGCGTGTCGGTCGGTTACCGCCACCTCCAGCGCGTGGAGGTCGTCGGCGACGCCGGCGAGTTCGAAGAGCAGGAGTCGAACATCCTCCGTGGCGTGATCGAGGAGGCCGCGGCCGAACACGCCGACGCCGACGCCACGAACGGCGACCTCGTCCCCACGGACGAGTTCGACAACGACCTCACGAACCGGTATCCGGGCAAGGAGGTCGCGGTCCACGACGTGCCGGAGGCGTTCGTCTTCCACGTCGAGACCGACGGCTCGTTCGGCGTCGAGGAGCTGGTGCTCCGCGCCGCCGAGACGCTGGGGGACCGCGCCGCGGAACTCGAATCGAAAGTCGCGATATAG